A single window of Amphiura filiformis chromosome 17, Afil_fr2py, whole genome shotgun sequence DNA harbors:
- the LOC140137694 gene encoding tetratricopeptide repeat protein 38-like has product MTSHWRDCAEWQRQGLKLSTTSNQAAKIYDAVLSQRVSMYDDPSVGGMEQSLKTLQAADPQFVMGQVMSVGMSLFSTSDTIDNNPELRDKVNALVVHADKSDITPREQKHVDAINLYADGKLHEATVKWEEIVAEYPTDLHAIKQVHGSTFVVGRPQIIRNVVNSALPSWTTDMKHYSFLKGILAFGFAETSLFPQANKTAKEGLAVDQDEVWCRHSLCHLHDNTGQWDYGIDALQTTEAHWMKCTSFNCHLLWHQALFYMEKADYDKVLEIYDNHIEKTLKDSHSMLAKRDATSLLYRLEMEGVKIGDRWEDVYEICRPNIDDHCFVFNDTHMLMSCLGAKKPDVAKKMVNSLRNWARDKSGYYYQTCMKTGLPICEAFVAAADGDFATAVDLIHPVRYDIINIGGSNAQRDVFNLFLINAAINSSKPEHQHLAKSLIHERRALKEDTPLTDRLMSRLMAQHTQ; this is encoded by the exons ATGACTTCTCATTGGCGTGACTGTGCG GAATGGCAAAGGCAAGGCTTAAAATTATCAACTACAAGTAATCAAGCAGCCAAGATATATGATGCTGTGCTATCACAG CGTGTTTCAATGTATGACGACCCTTCAGTTGGTGGCATGGAACAGTCGTTGAAAACCCTACAGGCTGCAGATCCTCAATTTG TTATGGGGCAAGTGATGTCAGTTGGAATGTCATTATTCAGTACCTCTGACACTATAGATAACAACCCTGAGCTAAGAGACAAGGTTAATGCTTTGGTAGTGCATGCAGATAAGAGTGATATTACACCAAGGGAACAGAAACATGTGGATGCTATCAATCTATATGCTGATGG CAAACTACATGAAGCAACGGTGAAATGGGAAGAGATCGTTGCAGAGTATCCTACTGACCTACACGCCATCAAACAAGTCCATGGGTCAACTTTCGTTGTCGGAAGACCACAGATAATACGCAATGTTGTCAATAGTGCGTTACCTTCCTGGACAACAGACATGAAACACTACAG ttTTTTAAAAGGAATCTTGGCATTCGGCTTTGCAGAAACTAGTTTATTCCCTCAAGCAAATAAAACAGCAAAAGAG GGTCTAGCTGTAGATCAAGATGAGGTGTGGTGTAGACATTCCTTATGTCATCTCCATGACAACACAGGCCAGTGGGATTATGGGATTGATGCCTTACAGACTACAGAGGCACACTGGATG AAATGCACTTCTTTCAACTGCCACCTGCTATGGCATCAAGCTTTGTTCTACATGGAGAAAGCAGACTATGACAAAGTACTAGAAATCTATGACAACCATATTGAGAAGACACTGAAAGACTCACATAGCATGCTGGCCAAACGAGATGCCACATCACTGCTGTATCGCTTGGAAATGGAAG GAGTGAAAATAGGAGACAGATGGGAGGATGTCTATGAGATTTGTCGTCCCAATATTGATGACCACTGCTTTGTATTCAATGACACACATATGCTGATGTCATGCCTGGGAGCTAAAAAACCTGATGTAGCTAAGAAAATGGTGAACTCTCTCAGAAATTGGGCAAG agATAAATCTGGTTATTACTACCAAACATGTATGAAGACTGGACTCCCAATTTGTGAGGCATTTGTAGCAGCAGCTGATGGAGACTTTGCTACAGCCGTTGATCTTATTCACCCAGTACGCTATGACATCATCAATATTGGGGGCAGTAATGCACAG AGAGATGTATTCAACCTATTCCTGATCAATGCTGCTATCAATTCTTCAAAACCAGAGCATCAACATCTTGCAAA